One segment of Rhodopirellula baltica SH 1 DNA contains the following:
- the purM gene encoding phosphoribosylformylglycinamidine cyclo-ligase, whose protein sequence is MASTYKDAGVDLDVYAESMSRLPRLMHRTFSPRVMPSDGGFAGLFRLDFPGKLFARNYEEPVLVSGTDGVGTKLKIAQTMNQHETVGIDLVAMCVNDLICTGAEPLFFLDYVAMGRDDPARLERIVQGISDGCVDGDLALLGGETAIMPDMYGTDDYDLAGFAVGVVERKRLVDGHLIAPGDVVLGLQASGLHSNGFSLVRKIIADHGHQWSDVIDELNQDTKTPETLAQVCLRPTKIYVSAIRSIQSHYRVKQVLHGIAHITGGGIEENLDRILPPGVNAEIDPNAWTPNPIFQWLQQTGDVATSEMRRVFNMGIGMAVVVNEYYAASVASQVAKAGIECSPIGRIVEGSSKVVYKEA, encoded by the coding sequence ATGGCTTCGACCTACAAAGACGCCGGCGTCGATCTGGATGTCTACGCTGAATCGATGAGCCGCTTGCCTCGGCTGATGCACCGTACGTTCAGCCCCCGCGTCATGCCCAGTGACGGTGGTTTCGCCGGACTGTTTCGCTTGGATTTTCCCGGCAAATTGTTCGCTCGTAACTACGAAGAACCGGTTCTGGTCAGCGGCACCGACGGTGTTGGGACCAAGCTGAAAATCGCTCAGACGATGAACCAGCACGAAACGGTTGGCATCGATCTGGTCGCGATGTGCGTCAACGATTTGATCTGTACCGGTGCCGAGCCTCTGTTCTTCCTCGATTACGTGGCAATGGGGCGAGACGATCCCGCACGTTTGGAACGCATCGTTCAAGGCATCAGCGATGGTTGCGTCGATGGCGACTTGGCACTGCTCGGTGGCGAAACCGCGATCATGCCCGACATGTATGGCACCGACGACTATGACTTGGCCGGATTCGCGGTGGGCGTCGTCGAACGTAAACGATTGGTCGATGGGCATCTGATCGCCCCCGGTGACGTTGTGTTGGGACTGCAAGCATCCGGATTGCACAGCAACGGTTTCTCACTGGTTCGAAAAATCATTGCTGATCATGGGCACCAATGGAGCGATGTGATCGACGAACTGAACCAAGACACGAAGACACCTGAAACGTTGGCACAAGTCTGCCTGCGTCCGACCAAAATTTATGTTTCGGCAATCCGGTCGATCCAGTCGCATTACCGAGTCAAGCAAGTCCTGCATGGGATCGCCCACATCACCGGCGGTGGCATCGAGGAAAACCTGGACCGAATCTTGCCGCCGGGCGTGAATGCAGAAATCGATCCGAACGCTTGGACTCCCAATCCAATTTTCCAGTGGCTGCAACAAACCGGCGATGTGGCAACCTCGGAAATGCGACGTGTCTTCAACATGGGCATCGGCATGGCCGTTGTGGTCAACGAGTACTATGCCGCCAGTGTCGCCAGCCAAGTTGCCAAGGCCGGAATCGAATGCTCTCCCATCGGCCGAATCGTCGAAGGGTCTTCCAAGGTGGTCTACAAGGAAGCCTGA
- a CDS encoding Fpg/Nei family DNA glycosylase, which translates to MPEGHKTHYLAREHNQRYAGERLDVSSPQGRFSDGARAVSGRVLESVRAAGKHLFYEFEGNRIVHVHLGRYGSYVEQTSPPEPPQGQVRLRAISPTHTLDLRGPSQCRLIDSEVQKSICDSLGPDPLSGGKKTEVWSAISASGKPIGGLLLDQSIVAGVGNIFRAEALFETGLDPHIPGNKLSPDQFTRLWKSLVKMMKLGLKHGRIITVTAKEAGKPLKELAGNERFRIYGKMDCPQCGGSIAVDSVASRKMHWCPECQS; encoded by the coding sequence ATGCCTGAAGGACACAAGACTCACTATCTAGCTCGCGAGCACAACCAGCGCTACGCGGGGGAACGGTTGGATGTCTCCAGTCCGCAGGGTCGGTTCAGCGATGGAGCCCGCGCCGTCAGCGGTCGTGTGCTCGAATCAGTGCGAGCTGCTGGCAAACACTTGTTCTATGAGTTTGAGGGGAACCGTATCGTTCACGTTCACTTGGGACGTTACGGAAGCTATGTCGAACAAACGTCGCCACCTGAACCGCCGCAGGGGCAAGTCCGCCTGCGAGCGATCAGCCCGACGCATACGTTGGATCTTCGTGGCCCGAGTCAGTGCCGTTTGATTGATTCGGAGGTCCAGAAATCGATTTGTGATTCCCTGGGTCCTGACCCGCTCAGCGGTGGCAAAAAGACTGAGGTTTGGTCGGCGATTTCGGCAAGCGGCAAACCCATCGGCGGTTTGCTGCTGGATCAATCCATCGTCGCTGGTGTGGGCAATATCTTTCGAGCCGAAGCCCTGTTCGAGACCGGATTGGATCCCCACATCCCCGGCAACAAACTCTCACCAGACCAATTCACGCGGCTTTGGAAATCGCTGGTGAAGATGATGAAATTGGGGCTGAAACACGGCCGCATCATCACCGTCACTGCGAAAGAAGCGGGCAAGCCATTGAAGGAGTTGGCTGGCAACGAGCGTTTTCGTATCTACGGCAAAATGGATTGCCCGCAGTGCGGAGGCAGCATCGCGGTGGACTCGGTCGCATCGCGAAAAATGCATTGGTGCCCGGAATGTCAGAGCTGA
- a CDS encoding S1C family serine protease, which produces MRLPFGNVAMRTDKPSDEPMSLDGITPIPVPSVFSSDKDAEAAMLNAAKDGMGTEWFGSAEDGDSENRDTQDHEALNSSRSDSASRELLSANLRQDEKPEGPPPPISKPPVSDRCSDSDRNQNAGQPHPILQSLTLLATMALMLLLARYSVPHIVEEIRYAWHRGEMRAENETGVEGLRNVSLDSLSRAYEMVTSAVGPTVVHIDVERSVSEEDRNLQRLLGEDSYTLSDQGSGVVIDKDGYILTNRHVIADGIAISVTLSDGRRLPAALVGSDMPTDLAVLKVDADGLIPIAWGDSDALRVGSPVWAVGSPFGLDRTITFGILSGKHRVVRAGVQHGSSARYQDFMQSDVAVNPGNSGGPLVDARGRLIGINTAIVGDTYQGVSFSIPSNVTRQIYDRIRETGKVERGWLGVLLSEVPDSMHRGDDLRVRGALISGVTGEDSPAAIAGLEIGDILLKIDGVRVSDVGHLMRLIANLGQGTLLNVELTRDGEPMTVEVRLKKRPDNLDR; this is translated from the coding sequence ATGCGTCTTCCTTTTGGAAATGTGGCCATGCGAACCGACAAACCCTCCGACGAACCGATGTCGCTCGATGGGATCACTCCCATCCCCGTGCCCTCGGTTTTTTCATCTGACAAAGACGCCGAGGCCGCCATGCTGAATGCGGCCAAAGATGGAATGGGTACGGAGTGGTTCGGATCCGCGGAAGACGGTGATTCGGAAAACCGTGACACGCAGGACCATGAGGCTCTGAATTCGAGTCGATCGGACTCGGCCAGTCGTGAATTGCTGTCGGCGAATTTGCGTCAGGATGAAAAACCAGAAGGACCACCGCCACCGATCTCCAAGCCACCTGTTTCGGACCGGTGCTCGGATTCGGATCGCAACCAGAATGCTGGGCAGCCTCACCCGATCCTGCAAAGCCTGACGTTGCTGGCCACGATGGCGTTGATGTTGTTGCTGGCTCGTTACAGCGTTCCACACATTGTCGAAGAGATTCGCTACGCCTGGCACCGCGGTGAAATGCGAGCGGAAAACGAAACCGGCGTCGAAGGTCTTCGCAATGTTTCGTTGGATTCGCTCAGCCGAGCTTACGAAATGGTCACGTCCGCGGTCGGACCCACCGTGGTCCACATCGATGTGGAACGTTCGGTTTCAGAAGAAGATCGCAATCTGCAACGTTTGCTCGGCGAAGATAGCTACACGTTGTCGGATCAAGGCAGCGGTGTGGTGATCGACAAAGACGGCTACATCCTGACCAACCGGCACGTGATTGCCGATGGTATCGCGATCAGCGTGACGCTCAGTGATGGTCGTCGGCTGCCCGCCGCTTTGGTCGGCAGCGATATGCCCACCGATTTGGCTGTTTTGAAAGTGGACGCGGACGGATTGATCCCAATTGCGTGGGGGGACAGCGATGCTTTGCGTGTCGGTTCACCCGTGTGGGCCGTCGGCAGTCCGTTTGGTCTGGATCGTACGATCACGTTTGGAATTTTGAGTGGCAAGCACCGTGTCGTGCGGGCTGGTGTTCAGCATGGTTCCAGTGCTCGATATCAAGACTTCATGCAAAGTGATGTGGCCGTCAATCCGGGCAACAGTGGCGGACCGCTCGTCGACGCCCGCGGACGCTTGATCGGTATCAACACCGCGATCGTGGGTGACACGTATCAAGGCGTCAGCTTTTCGATCCCCAGCAACGTGACTCGCCAGATCTACGACCGCATTCGTGAGACGGGCAAGGTCGAACGAGGATGGTTGGGAGTGCTGTTGTCGGAAGTTCCTGATTCTATGCACCGTGGCGATGACCTGCGTGTCCGAGGCGCGTTGATCTCCGGAGTGACGGGGGAAGATTCTCCTGCCGCCATTGCTGGATTGGAAATCGGCGACATCCTTTTGAAAATCGATGGCGTTCGAGTCAGCGACGTTGGTCACCTGATGCGTCTGATCGCGAATCTCGGGCAGGGAACGTTGTTGAACGTTGAGCTGACCCGTGATGGCGAACCGATGACCGTCGAGGTGAGGCTGAAGAAACGACCCGATAATCTGGATCGCTAA
- a CDS encoding 2-isopropylmalate synthase: MSDQPTPDAMNQSAEAPSSENVATRQIRIFDTTLRDGEQSPGASMNLAEKLEVASALVDLGVDIIEAGFPIASPGDFESVRQIATTIRGATICGLARCAEKDIDRAWEALKTAPQARIHVFLATSAIHREFKLRMTPDEIVERAVAGVRRAASHCDDVEFSPEDACRTEHDFLCRVVEAAIDAGATTINVPDTVGYTTPGEIYDRFKMLRDRVPNMDKAVLSTHCHDDLGMAVANSLAAVDAGAGQIECTINGIGERAGNAALEELVMAMKTRQDFYHCQTNINSKRLVPVSRLVSKTTGINVQRNKAIVGRNAFAHESGIHQDGMLKERTTYEIMSPEEVGFTKTDLVLGKHSGRAALADRAKQLGMTLTGEQLQEVFEAFKELADKKKEIYDGDIVALVQQKISETVAPEWTLVDYEVTSGKNQTPNVRVTLRRDEQDITEQVAQGDGPIDAAFWAVEKITGIQVVCKDFRVRSATLGRDAIGEVNLEVEHEGKTYRGTGVSTDSVESTILAMLNAINRIVAGIASDPGELPQP, translated from the coding sequence ATGTCTGACCAACCGACACCTGATGCCATGAACCAGTCCGCCGAAGCCCCGTCCTCTGAGAACGTGGCCACTCGCCAAATCCGAATTTTCGACACCACGCTGCGCGACGGCGAGCAATCGCCTGGTGCCAGCATGAACTTGGCGGAGAAACTCGAGGTCGCATCGGCTCTGGTCGATTTGGGTGTCGACATCATCGAAGCCGGTTTCCCAATCGCCTCCCCGGGTGACTTCGAATCGGTCCGGCAAATCGCCACCACGATTCGCGGGGCGACAATCTGCGGGTTGGCTCGTTGTGCCGAAAAGGACATCGATCGAGCCTGGGAAGCGTTGAAGACCGCCCCGCAAGCTCGCATTCACGTGTTCTTGGCCACCAGCGCCATCCACCGCGAATTCAAGTTGCGGATGACGCCCGACGAGATCGTCGAACGGGCGGTCGCCGGGGTTCGCCGTGCCGCTTCGCATTGCGATGACGTGGAGTTCTCACCCGAGGACGCCTGCCGGACCGAACACGATTTCCTGTGCCGCGTGGTCGAAGCCGCGATCGACGCGGGAGCCACCACGATCAACGTTCCTGACACGGTCGGCTACACCACACCCGGTGAGATTTACGATCGATTCAAAATGTTGCGGGACCGTGTTCCCAACATGGACAAAGCCGTCTTGAGCACGCACTGCCACGATGACTTGGGGATGGCGGTCGCCAATTCGCTGGCCGCAGTCGACGCGGGTGCCGGGCAGATCGAATGCACGATCAACGGCATTGGCGAGCGAGCCGGCAATGCGGCCCTCGAGGAATTGGTGATGGCAATGAAGACTCGCCAAGACTTCTATCACTGCCAAACCAACATCAATTCAAAACGCTTGGTCCCCGTCAGTCGATTGGTCAGCAAGACCACTGGCATCAACGTGCAACGCAACAAAGCGATCGTTGGTCGCAACGCGTTCGCACACGAATCCGGCATTCACCAAGACGGGATGTTGAAGGAACGCACCACGTACGAAATCATGTCGCCCGAAGAAGTCGGCTTCACCAAAACCGATTTGGTCCTCGGCAAACACAGCGGACGCGCGGCGTTGGCCGATCGTGCCAAACAATTGGGCATGACGTTGACCGGCGAACAGTTGCAAGAAGTCTTCGAGGCATTCAAAGAACTCGCCGACAAGAAGAAAGAGATCTACGACGGTGACATCGTCGCGTTGGTCCAACAAAAGATCAGCGAGACGGTTGCCCCAGAATGGACACTGGTCGATTACGAAGTCACCAGCGGCAAGAACCAAACGCCAAATGTGCGAGTCACGCTGCGACGCGACGAGCAGGACATCACCGAGCAAGTTGCACAGGGCGATGGACCGATTGATGCCGCGTTTTGGGCGGTCGAGAAGATCACCGGAATCCAAGTGGTCTGCAAAGACTTTCGCGTCCGCAGTGCCACGCTCGGTCGTGACGCGATCGGCGAAGTCAACTTGGAAGTCGAGCACGAGGGCAAGACTTATCGCGGCACCGGGGTGAGCACGGACAGTGTCGAGAGCACGATCTTGGCCATGCTCAACGCGATCAACCGCATCGTTGCTGGCATCGCATCGGATCCCGGCGAACTGCCTCAGCCCTGA
- a CDS encoding vitamin B12-dependent ribonucleotide reductase: MSTVLPESNATSRIPANDPALEKVDSEHGVEYAREKFGTALRGDRAGLKFESKFCPDDGRTPFATTAWDLRSAAIKDESGNALFEQTDCEVPASWSQLATNVVVSKYFYGDPKNTDERERSVRQLIHRVTRTISDWGLADGYFDTPEDGERFYRDLTWLSLHQHGAFNSPVWFNVGLHAQYDVEGDMCNWHWDRTENTTAQPDNPYEYPQGSACFIQSVDDNMEDIMRLACSEAMLFKFGSGTGTDLSTIRSQREKLSGGGTPSGPLSFMRVYDSIAGVVKSGGKTRRAAKMQSLKVWHPDILEFIECKWAEEKKAHALIREGYDSNFNGEAYASVCFQNANLSVRLTDDYMEAVRKNENFQTRWITDKPTTEPPSYVAKELLNKMAECAWHCGDPGVQYDTTINKWHTCPNSGAINASNPCSEYMFLDDTACNLASINLMKFVQQDGSFDHERFRAACRTFFIAQEILVDHASYPTEPIARNSHKFRPLGLGYSNLGSVIMTAGLPYDSDAARGMCGSLTALLHGEANRTSAELASVVGTFDGYVENEAPMLRVMQMHRDACDQINDDGPAELKEAARELWDGVLEIGEKYGFRNAQATVLAPTGTISFMMDCDTTGIEPDIALVKYKQLAGGGMLKIVNQTVKLGLKTLGYDADTIDEILKYVDANDTIEGAPGLQDEHLAVFDCAFKPANGVRSIGWRAHITMMAAAQPFLSGAISKTVNMPTDVTPQDIADAYFWGWELGLKAIAIYRDGSKQSQPLNTKSDEQKATDAAEAAKVETVEKIVYKPRRERLPDTRQSLTHKFSIAGHEGYLCVGLYPDGRPGEMFITMAKEGSTIGGIMDSFGTALSIAMQYGVPLEVIVNKFSHTRFEPMGHTSNKDIRIAKSVVDYIARWLGITFMSGNDYSPSAEGAAKTGGNGPDLTTAPAGATANNNSPVMAELRADAGAAVALVERATLLASLQNGVSNGSATNGHSNGQSAGGSSDGAVAERAVDGLGGQADQFSRFQTDAPSCDNCGSITVRNGNCYLCHNCGNSMGCS; encoded by the coding sequence ATGTCCACTGTTCTGCCCGAGTCGAACGCGACCTCCCGCATCCCCGCCAACGACCCCGCTTTGGAAAAGGTCGATTCCGAGCATGGCGTTGAGTACGCACGCGAGAAGTTCGGCACCGCCCTGCGAGGCGATCGCGCCGGTCTGAAATTCGAATCGAAGTTCTGCCCTGACGACGGGCGCACCCCGTTCGCCACCACCGCCTGGGATCTGCGTTCGGCCGCGATCAAAGACGAATCGGGCAACGCTTTGTTCGAACAAACCGATTGCGAAGTCCCGGCTTCGTGGAGCCAATTGGCGACCAACGTCGTCGTTTCGAAGTACTTCTACGGCGACCCTAAAAACACCGACGAACGTGAACGCAGCGTCCGTCAACTGATCCACCGCGTCACCCGCACGATCAGCGACTGGGGATTGGCCGACGGTTACTTCGACACGCCCGAAGACGGTGAGCGTTTCTACCGCGACCTGACTTGGTTGTCCCTGCACCAGCATGGTGCGTTCAACAGTCCCGTTTGGTTCAACGTTGGTCTGCACGCTCAGTACGACGTCGAAGGCGACATGTGCAACTGGCACTGGGATCGCACCGAAAACACCACGGCCCAGCCCGACAACCCGTACGAATACCCACAAGGGTCAGCCTGTTTCATCCAGTCCGTGGATGACAACATGGAAGACATCATGCGTCTGGCGTGCAGCGAGGCAATGCTGTTCAAATTCGGCAGCGGCACAGGCACCGACTTGTCGACCATCCGCAGCCAACGCGAAAAATTGTCGGGCGGCGGAACGCCATCGGGCCCGCTGTCGTTCATGCGAGTCTATGACTCCATCGCTGGCGTCGTGAAATCCGGCGGCAAGACTCGTCGTGCGGCCAAGATGCAATCGCTCAAAGTCTGGCACCCAGACATTCTCGAGTTCATCGAGTGCAAATGGGCGGAAGAAAAGAAGGCTCACGCGTTGATTCGCGAAGGCTACGATTCGAACTTCAACGGTGAAGCTTACGCCAGCGTTTGTTTCCAAAACGCTAACCTGTCAGTTCGTTTGACAGACGACTACATGGAAGCGGTTCGCAAGAACGAAAACTTCCAAACTCGTTGGATCACTGACAAACCGACCACCGAGCCACCAAGTTACGTCGCCAAAGAGTTGCTCAACAAAATGGCCGAGTGCGCTTGGCACTGTGGCGACCCCGGCGTGCAGTACGACACGACGATCAACAAATGGCACACGTGCCCGAACAGCGGAGCGATCAACGCATCGAACCCTTGCTCGGAATACATGTTCCTGGATGACACCGCGTGTAACCTGGCCAGCATCAACTTGATGAAGTTCGTCCAGCAGGATGGATCGTTCGACCACGAGCGTTTCCGTGCCGCTTGCCGCACGTTCTTCATCGCTCAAGAAATTTTGGTCGACCACGCCAGTTACCCAACTGAGCCCATCGCTCGCAACAGCCATAAGTTCCGTCCGCTGGGGCTTGGTTATTCGAACCTCGGCAGCGTCATCATGACGGCCGGTTTGCCTTACGACAGCGACGCCGCTCGCGGCATGTGCGGATCGTTGACCGCGTTGCTGCACGGGGAAGCCAACCGCACCAGTGCTGAACTGGCCAGCGTCGTCGGAACGTTTGACGGTTATGTTGAAAACGAAGCCCCAATGCTTCGCGTCATGCAAATGCACCGTGATGCTTGCGATCAAATCAACGATGACGGCCCAGCCGAATTGAAAGAAGCCGCTCGCGAATTGTGGGACGGTGTGCTGGAAATCGGCGAAAAGTACGGCTTCCGCAACGCTCAAGCGACCGTGCTGGCACCGACCGGCACGATCAGCTTCATGATGGACTGCGACACGACCGGCATCGAGCCTGACATCGCATTGGTGAAGTACAAACAACTCGCCGGTGGCGGGATGTTGAAGATCGTCAACCAAACCGTGAAGCTCGGCTTGAAGACGCTCGGCTACGACGCCGACACGATCGACGAGATCCTCAAGTACGTCGATGCCAACGACACCATCGAAGGTGCTCCTGGTTTGCAGGACGAGCACTTGGCCGTGTTCGATTGTGCATTCAAACCGGCCAACGGTGTTCGCAGCATCGGCTGGCGTGCTCACATCACCATGATGGCCGCGGCTCAGCCGTTCTTGTCCGGTGCGATCAGCAAAACGGTCAACATGCCCACCGATGTGACCCCGCAAGACATCGCGGACGCTTACTTCTGGGGATGGGAATTGGGGCTCAAGGCGATCGCGATTTATCGTGATGGCAGCAAGCAGTCGCAACCTTTGAACACCAAGTCCGACGAGCAGAAAGCGACTGACGCAGCCGAAGCGGCAAAGGTCGAAACGGTCGAGAAGATTGTCTACAAACCACGTCGCGAACGTCTGCCTGACACACGTCAAAGTTTGACTCACAAGTTCAGCATCGCTGGGCACGAAGGTTACTTGTGCGTCGGTTTGTATCCTGATGGGCGTCCCGGTGAAATGTTCATCACGATGGCCAAAGAAGGTTCGACGATCGGCGGCATCATGGACAGCTTCGGCACCGCACTTTCGATTGCCATGCAGTACGGCGTGCCTTTGGAAGTGATTGTCAACAAGTTCAGTCACACTCGTTTCGAGCCGATGGGGCACACGTCCAACAAGGACATCCGCATCGCTAAGAGCGTCGTCGACTACATCGCTCGTTGGTTGGGCATCACCTTCATGTCCGGCAACGATTATTCCCCCAGTGCGGAAGGTGCGGCGAAGACAGGCGGCAACGGTCCTGACCTGACTACCGCGCCTGCCGGAGCAACGGCGAATAACAACAGCCCCGTGATGGCTGAGTTGCGAGCCGACGCGGGTGCCGCGGTCGCTTTGGTGGAACGAGCCACATTGTTGGCCAGTTTGCAAAACGGGGTCAGCAATGGTTCCGCGACCAACGGGCATTCCAATGGTCAGTCGGCCGGTGGGTCGTCTGACGGTGCGGTTGCTGAACGAGCTGTCGACGGATTGGGCGGTCAAGCCGACCAGTTCTCACGGTTCCAGACTGACGCTCCCAGTTGCGATAACTGTGGCAGCATCACGGTCCGCAATGGCAACTGTTACCTGTGCCACAACTGCGGCAACTCGATGGGTTGCAGCTGA
- a CDS encoding EAL domain-containing protein codes for MASVDSLPIDRLRRSTSVHEDVWFLSGPMGPGDTLQHTPIDQEPFIVGRKSGVAMKLQFRTVSGNHAELKIEDSKLIVRDLESTNGTYLNGKRVTEPVLVGDEDLIHFAEAPFRVRRQSPTGVTAGTISENVCDQALALVQFDRLMSQRLVRPHFQPIVTLVGARMIGYEILGRGSVFGLESVGAMFQAAEQLNLEVELSRLLRWEGLRVGRELPDSPTLFVNTHPKEMEDGQSLIDSLCKVRSMASNTQIVLEIHESAVTNPKQMQRLHSTLKELDIRLAYDDFGAGQARLAELVEARPDYVKFDIGLIRGLSVVDDNRMRMLRSLVSMVQDLNISALAEGIETIEEAEACQEIGFDLAQGFYYGRPAPA; via the coding sequence ATGGCTTCCGTTGATAGCCTTCCCATCGACCGACTTCGTCGCAGCACCTCCGTCCACGAGGACGTATGGTTTCTGTCCGGTCCAATGGGTCCCGGCGACACACTGCAACACACACCGATCGATCAAGAACCGTTCATCGTGGGCCGGAAATCCGGCGTCGCGATGAAGCTGCAGTTCCGAACCGTCAGTGGGAACCACGCTGAACTGAAGATCGAAGACAGCAAGCTGATTGTGCGCGATCTGGAAAGCACCAACGGCACGTACCTCAACGGCAAACGCGTCACCGAACCCGTTTTGGTTGGCGATGAAGACCTGATTCACTTCGCCGAAGCACCGTTCCGAGTGCGACGCCAATCTCCCACCGGAGTCACGGCGGGAACGATTTCAGAGAATGTTTGTGATCAAGCCCTCGCGTTGGTGCAGTTTGATCGCTTGATGAGTCAGCGACTCGTGCGTCCGCACTTCCAACCCATCGTCACCTTGGTAGGTGCTCGAATGATTGGATACGAAATCCTCGGTCGCGGCAGCGTCTTCGGATTGGAATCAGTTGGAGCCATGTTCCAGGCTGCCGAGCAATTGAACCTGGAAGTCGAGCTCAGTCGATTGTTGCGTTGGGAAGGTCTTCGTGTCGGCCGCGAACTTCCAGATTCGCCGACGTTATTCGTCAACACGCACCCAAAAGAAATGGAAGACGGCCAGTCGTTGATTGACTCGTTGTGCAAGGTTCGGTCGATGGCATCGAATACCCAGATCGTGCTGGAGATTCACGAGTCCGCCGTGACCAACCCCAAGCAGATGCAGCGTTTGCATTCGACATTGAAGGAATTGGACATCCGATTGGCCTACGACGACTTTGGCGCCGGGCAAGCCCGTTTGGCTGAATTGGTCGAAGCTCGACCCGACTACGTCAAATTCGACATTGGGTTGATTCGAGGTTTGAGTGTTGTCGACGACAACCGCATGCGAATGCTTCGTTCGCTCGTCAGTATGGTCCAGGACCTGAACATCTCGGCATTGGCGGAAGGAATCGAAACGATCGAGGAGGCCGAAGCTTGTCAAGAAATCGGCTTCGATCTCGCACAAGGTTTCTACTACGGCCGCCCCGCCCCCGCCTGA